One Caulobacter segnis genomic window carries:
- a CDS encoding sensor histidine kinase, protein MTTNSAVNAPSTVARRLLFMALTLAAPAILLMGALVAMQYGEGQRRFSTQLVAMTRALSLATDRQIGQGQSVLQGLAVSPALAEGDLATFEKQAREAVAGREGWIVLMTMDRQLINTRIPPGQPTPIAPVTPQSWGEMTTGKSNVSNLIPRHGAGPLVGTNVPVLVKGKLLVLAYMQHPAAFHALMTGQAFPDSWTASIVDRNAALVARSRDQEKMLGKHASPDMRKAMARANDGVVRTHTLDGVQTLSAFSRSPTYGWTFIVGVPREELNRAVMTSLGPAVAGAALLIALGVTAAFAFARPISRDVRGLVGEAEALAAGAPLDPAPSHLQEIAEVRGSLQAAADILRARDAEARRAAERQQLMINELNHRVKNTLVVVQSLARHSLRAKTDELSGDQGLTQFNDRIHALATAHDLLTRRSWEGADLGELLAEVLQPYASQVSLEGPPLPLPPNAAVALAMIFHELATNASKYGALSTQAGRVAVRWSLDGRTRLVVDWRETGGPEVRPPQRTGFGSRLIAASLKGDLTGAAEFDYAPGGLTCVLTILAPPRMAQPTGA, encoded by the coding sequence GTGACCACCAACAGCGCGGTGAATGCGCCTTCAACCGTCGCGCGACGGCTATTGTTCATGGCCCTCACCCTGGCCGCGCCCGCCATCCTGCTGATGGGCGCCCTGGTGGCCATGCAATATGGCGAGGGTCAGCGCCGTTTCTCCACCCAGCTGGTGGCCATGACCAGAGCCTTGTCCCTGGCCACCGACCGCCAGATCGGCCAGGGCCAGAGCGTGCTGCAGGGCCTGGCGGTCTCGCCCGCCCTGGCCGAAGGCGACCTCGCCACCTTCGAGAAGCAGGCCCGCGAGGCCGTCGCGGGGCGCGAGGGCTGGATCGTGCTGATGACCATGGATCGTCAGTTGATCAACACCCGGATCCCGCCCGGCCAGCCGACCCCGATCGCCCCCGTCACGCCGCAGTCCTGGGGCGAGATGACGACCGGCAAGTCGAACGTCAGCAACCTGATCCCCCGTCATGGGGCCGGCCCGCTGGTCGGCACCAACGTGCCCGTGCTGGTCAAGGGCAAGCTCCTGGTGCTGGCCTATATGCAGCACCCAGCGGCCTTTCACGCCCTGATGACCGGCCAGGCGTTCCCCGACAGCTGGACCGCCAGCATCGTCGATCGCAACGCCGCCCTGGTGGCCCGCTCGCGCGACCAGGAGAAGATGCTGGGCAAGCACGCCAGCCCGGACATGCGAAAGGCCATGGCGCGCGCCAACGACGGCGTGGTGCGCACCCACACCCTGGACGGCGTCCAGACCCTGTCGGCCTTCAGCCGCTCGCCGACCTATGGCTGGACCTTCATCGTCGGGGTGCCGCGCGAGGAGCTGAACCGGGCCGTCATGACCTCGCTGGGCCCGGCCGTCGCTGGGGCGGCGCTGCTGATCGCCCTGGGCGTCACGGCCGCCTTCGCCTTCGCCCGCCCGATCTCGCGCGACGTACGCGGCCTGGTCGGCGAGGCCGAGGCCCTGGCCGCCGGCGCGCCGCTGGACCCCGCGCCGTCGCACCTGCAAGAGATCGCCGAGGTGCGCGGCTCGCTACAGGCCGCCGCCGACATCCTGCGCGCCCGCGACGCCGAGGCCCGCCGCGCGGCCGAGCGCCAGCAGCTGATGATCAACGAGCTGAACCACCGGGTGAAGAACACTCTGGTCGTCGTCCAGTCCCTGGCCCGCCACAGCCTGCGCGCCAAGACCGACGAACTCAGCGGCGACCAGGGCCTGACCCAGTTCAACGACCGCATCCACGCCCTGGCCACGGCCCACGACCTGCTGACCCGTCGCAGCTGGGAGGGCGCGGACCTGGGCGAGCTGCTGGCCGAGGTCCTGCAGCCCTACGCCAGCCAGGTGAGCCTCGAGGGGCCGCCCCTGCCCCTGCCCCCGAACGCCGCCGTGGCCCTGGCGATGATCTTCCACGAACTGGCCACCAACGCCTCGAAGTACGGGGCCCTGTCGACCCAGGCCGGCCGCGTCGCCGTGCGCTGGAGCCTGGATGGCCGCACCCGCCTGGTGGTGGACTGGCGCGAAACCGGCGGCCCCGAGGTCAGGCCGCCCCAGCGCACCGGTTTCGGCTCGCGCCTGATCGCCGCCAGTTTGAAGGGCGACCTGACCGGCGCGGCCGAGTTCGACTACGCGCCGGGGGGCCTGACCTGCGTGCTGACCATCCTCGCCCCGCCCCGGATGGCCCAACCGACGGGCGCCTGA
- a CDS encoding glutaredoxin family protein → MRPTKSAQLYRMVMPGHVCPYGLKALHLLKSKGYVVEDHGLETREDTDAFKTEHDVKTTPQVFIDGQRIGGYDDLRRRFGQKVRDPKALTYAPVIALFAVAALLALAASQAAYGSPLTVRAAEWFVAFSMVLLAQQKLRDVESFSTMFLNYDLLARRWVPYGYVYPFAELTAGVLMAAGVLTWLAAPLGLFIGVVGAVSVFKAVYIDKRALKCACVGGDSNVPLGFVSLTENLMMVAMAIWMLTTFHG, encoded by the coding sequence ATGCGCCCCACAAAATCCGCCCAGCTCTACCGCATGGTCATGCCTGGGCACGTCTGTCCCTACGGCCTGAAGGCGCTGCATCTGCTGAAATCCAAGGGCTACGTGGTCGAGGATCATGGGCTGGAGACCCGCGAGGACACCGACGCCTTCAAGACCGAGCATGACGTGAAGACCACGCCCCAGGTCTTCATCGACGGCCAGCGGATCGGCGGCTACGACGACCTGCGCCGGCGTTTCGGCCAGAAGGTCCGCGATCCCAAGGCCCTGACCTACGCGCCGGTCATCGCCCTGTTCGCCGTGGCCGCCCTGCTGGCCCTAGCGGCCAGTCAGGCCGCGTACGGCAGCCCGCTGACCGTGCGCGCCGCCGAATGGTTCGTGGCCTTCAGCATGGTCCTGCTGGCCCAGCAGAAGCTGCGCGACGTCGAGAGCTTTTCGACCATGTTTCTGAACTACGACCTCCTGGCCCGGCGCTGGGTCCCGTACGGTTATGTCTATCCGTTCGCCGAACTGACGGCGGGCGTGCTGATGGCCGCGGGCGTCCTGACCTGGCTGGCCGCGCCGCTGGGACTGTTCATCGGCGTCGTGGGCGCGGTGTCGGTGTTCAAGGCCGTCTATATCGACAAGCGGGCGCTGAAGTGCGCCTGCGTCGGCGGCGACAGCAACGTGCCGCTGGGCTTCGTGTCCCTGACCGAAAACCTGATGATGGTCGCGATGGCGATCTGGATGTTGACCACCTTTCACGGGTAG
- the pdxA gene encoding 4-hydroxythreonine-4-phosphate dehydrogenase PdxA, with the protein MTRPLALSAGDPAGVGAEIIAKAWRALRQDGPPFVVVGDAQLLASAGGDVKVRPVTGPREALDVFAEALPVIDIPLLSPVVSGQPSPSYAPQVIRWIETGVGLALSGAVSGLVTAPIAKAPLYEAGFKFPGHTEFLAELTAAERFEGARGPVMMLAAGDLRATLVTIHTAIAKVPGALDVESIVNSGLVTAQALRNDFGVANPRLAVAALNPHAGEGGALGREEIEIIAPAVRALRDLGVDAFGPAPADTLFHAEARARFDGVLCMYHDQALIPVKMLDFWGGVNITLGLPIVRTSPDHGTGFDIAGRGLARPDSLIAAIKLADQIAARRGA; encoded by the coding sequence GTGACGCGGCCGCTCGCCCTCAGCGCCGGTGATCCCGCCGGCGTCGGCGCCGAGATCATCGCCAAGGCGTGGCGGGCGCTCCGCCAGGACGGCCCGCCCTTCGTGGTCGTGGGCGACGCCCAGCTGCTGGCCTCGGCCGGCGGCGACGTGAAGGTCCGCCCCGTGACCGGTCCCCGCGAAGCGCTGGACGTCTTCGCCGAGGCCCTGCCGGTCATCGACATTCCCCTGCTCTCGCCCGTGGTCTCCGGCCAGCCCTCGCCGAGCTACGCGCCGCAGGTGATCCGCTGGATCGAGACCGGCGTGGGCCTGGCCCTGTCCGGCGCGGTGTCGGGCCTGGTCACCGCCCCGATCGCCAAGGCCCCGCTGTACGAGGCGGGCTTCAAGTTTCCGGGCCACACCGAATTCCTGGCCGAGCTGACCGCCGCCGAGCGCTTCGAGGGCGCGCGCGGGCCGGTGATGATGCTGGCGGCCGGCGACCTGCGCGCCACCCTGGTGACCATCCACACGGCCATCGCCAAGGTGCCCGGCGCGCTGGACGTCGAGAGCATCGTCAACAGCGGCCTGGTCACCGCCCAGGCCCTGCGCAACGACTTCGGCGTCGCCAACCCGCGTCTGGCCGTCGCCGCCCTGAACCCCCACGCCGGCGAAGGCGGGGCCCTGGGGCGCGAGGAGATCGAGATCATCGCGCCCGCCGTCCGCGCGCTGCGGGACCTGGGCGTCGACGCCTTCGGCCCCGCCCCGGCCGACACCCTGTTCCACGCGGAAGCCCGCGCCCGTTTCGACGGGGTCCTGTGCATGTACCACGACCAGGCCCTGATCCCCGTCAAGATGCTGGACTTCTGGGGCGGGGTGAACATCACCCTGGGCCTGCCGATCGTGCGCACCTCGCCCGACCATGGCACGGGATTCGACATCGCTGGACGCGGGCTCGCCCGTCCCGATAGCCTGATCGCCGCCATCAAGCTGGCGGACCAGATCGCCGCCCGCCGCGGCGCCTGA
- the rsmA gene encoding 16S rRNA (adenine(1518)-N(6)/adenine(1519)-N(6))-dimethyltransferase RsmA → MSLADLPPLREALERHDLMARKSFGQHFLLDLNVTRKIARLAQIGQGDTVVEVGPGPGGLTRALLETGARVVAIEKDSRFLPLLSEVAEVADGRLELVEGDALKVDAALAAGGPAHVVSNLPYNVGTQLLINWLTGPFRPLSMTLMFQKEVADRIVAATDDDAYGRLAVIAQTLCEAKTVMDLPAKAFTPPPKVASAVVRLVPKADPPPADVVAALERVTAAAFGQRRKMLRSSLKGLGGAELCERAGVSPDARAEVIDLAGFLALAKATQA, encoded by the coding sequence ATGAGCCTGGCCGACCTGCCGCCCCTGCGCGAGGCCCTGGAGCGCCACGACCTGATGGCGCGCAAGAGCTTCGGCCAGCACTTCCTGCTGGACCTGAACGTGACGCGGAAGATCGCCCGCCTGGCCCAGATCGGCCAAGGCGACACGGTTGTCGAGGTCGGCCCAGGCCCCGGCGGCCTGACCCGCGCCCTGCTGGAAACCGGCGCGCGCGTGGTGGCCATCGAGAAGGACAGCCGCTTCCTGCCCCTGCTGTCGGAAGTCGCCGAAGTCGCCGACGGCCGCCTGGAGCTGGTCGAGGGCGACGCCCTGAAGGTCGACGCCGCCTTGGCCGCCGGCGGACCGGCCCATGTGGTCTCCAACCTGCCCTACAACGTCGGCACCCAGCTGTTGATCAACTGGCTGACGGGTCCGTTCCGGCCGCTGTCGATGACCCTCATGTTCCAGAAGGAAGTCGCCGACCGCATCGTCGCCGCCACCGATGACGACGCCTATGGCCGCCTGGCGGTGATCGCCCAGACCCTGTGCGAAGCCAAGACGGTCATGGACCTGCCCGCCAAGGCCTTCACCCCGCCGCCCAAGGTGGCCTCGGCCGTGGTGCGCCTGGTCCCCAAGGCCGATCCGCCACCGGCCGACGTCGTGGCCGCCCTGGAGCGCGTCACCGCCGCCGCCTTCGGCCAGCGCCGCAAGATGCTGCGGTCCAGCCTCAAGGGCCTGGGCGGCGCAGAGCTATGCGAGCGCGCCGGCGTCAGTCCCGACGCCCGCGCCGAGGTCATCGACCTGGCGGGCTTCCTGGCGCTGGCGAAGGCCACGCAGGCCTGA
- a CDS encoding GNAT family N-acetyltransferase has translation MISLETPRLRLRTARPDDVEAMHAVLSSVEATLYWSTPPHADLDRTRAWLRGMIDIPAGEGEDFVVEHQGRVIGKAGLYRFPEIGFILHPDSWGQGLAGEALVAVLGRGFDVHGLDAVVADVDPRNAASLRLLARHGFRETGRRERSWLVGETWCDSVDLALTRDDWLAARPR, from the coding sequence ATGATCAGCCTCGAGACCCCGCGCCTGCGCCTGCGCACCGCCCGGCCGGACGACGTCGAGGCGATGCACGCGGTGCTGAGCTCGGTCGAGGCGACCCTCTACTGGTCGACGCCGCCCCACGCCGACCTCGACCGCACGCGCGCCTGGCTGCGGGGCATGATCGACATCCCCGCCGGCGAGGGCGAGGACTTCGTCGTCGAGCATCAGGGCCGGGTGATCGGCAAGGCCGGGCTGTACCGCTTTCCGGAGATCGGCTTCATCCTGCATCCCGACAGCTGGGGCCAGGGCCTGGCCGGCGAGGCCCTCGTGGCCGTGCTGGGGCGCGGCTTCGACGTCCACGGCCTGGACGCCGTCGTCGCCGACGTCGACCCGCGCAACGCCGCCAGCCTGCGCCTGCTGGCCCGCCACGGCTTCCGCGAGACCGGCCGGCGCGAGCGCAGCTGGCTGGTCGGCGAGACCTGGTGCGATAGCGTCGACCTGGCGCTCACGCGGGACGACTGGCTGGCCGCCCGGCCGCGCTAG
- a CDS encoding MerR family DNA-binding protein: protein MANTIAALAREGGVGVETVRYYQRRGLLRTPEKSGGSALSGGIRRYNAEDIRRLKFIRAAQAAGFTLEQVGELLDLDASEDRARARALARERIEALDRKIAELEAARESLRRLATACGDGRAGPCPIIAAFQADGG, encoded by the coding sequence ATGGCCAACACGATCGCGGCCCTGGCGCGCGAAGGCGGCGTCGGCGTCGAGACGGTGCGCTACTACCAGCGCCGGGGACTGCTTCGAACGCCCGAGAAGTCGGGCGGCTCGGCGCTGTCGGGCGGGATCCGGCGCTACAACGCCGAGGATATCCGGCGACTGAAGTTCATCCGCGCCGCCCAGGCGGCGGGCTTCACCCTGGAGCAGGTCGGCGAACTGCTGGACCTGGACGCCAGCGAGGACCGCGCGCGGGCCCGGGCGCTGGCGCGGGAGCGGATCGAGGCGTTGGACCGGAAGATCGCCGAGCTTGAGGCGGCGCGGGAGAGTCTGCGAAGACTGGCCACGGCTTGCGGGGACGGGCGGGCGGGGCCATGCCCGATCATCGCGGCCTTCCAGGCCGATGGCGGCTAG